tggaACGCACATCCACTATGCTATACCTtatctattgcggctcagcaaaattaaaaaatatatgaacAAGAGGTTCTTAGTTttacaatttgatcaaactgtatgagCCCACTTGCTACTTCATGGCAACCTCTTGTGGGCCCCTACTCCATCAATTGCAGTATCGCATGACAACCAGTGCCACCGAAACATAGCACCCACAGAGGGAGCAGCCCAGGAGACTAACcgcacccatgctgccagtctaagccaccttggctctgtgccacgtccccccacagatgcagcaccacagcaacaaagatcaccacacaacaccacaaaaaagtgaACCGATGGAAAAAGCTCACCTTTCCTTGTAGTCTAAGGGGCCAAACTGAGAACAAACAGGTAGAAACACTTATGCAGTCAcctgctatataaaaaaaacaccaaggccaaatgggtggagtgctggtaccagaaaGAGACAGACTATATATCCATAAGGGGAGAGCAGAAAACCCAGACCGCAcatgcaaaattaaaaaaattatgaatatgaggtttagtttacattttgatcaaattgtatgagcccacttgccacttcatcaAGTGCAGTATCGCATGACCACCAGTGCCACTGAAACATcgcacctgcagagggagcaacccaggacaCTAAAAGCACCCTTACTGCAAGTcttaggcctgatgcacacgaccgtgttcggtccgtgatatacggtccgcatgtcggccgcttgtcccggaccgtacaaagtacagggagccgggctcctagcatcatacttatctatgacgctaggtgtcactgcctatccacgtaactactgtcacacactaaaacatgattacagtacgggacagtagttccgcggacaggcagtgacccctatcgtcatagataagtgtgatgctaggagcccgactccctgcactgtgttcggtccgggacatgcggccgacatgcggaccgtatatcacggaccgaacacggtcgtgtgcatgaggcctaagcctacTAGCATTGAGACAACTAAGAATTAGAGagactgcgggggggggggggggcggggggggctaaataatgcagaatacaatataatggccagaaacagtgttattcctcatgtacacacctatgactgcttattctgaaaatctcctaaggccttattcacacgagcggtgaaaacagccgtgtgacggacatattttttttatgtccgtaacatggctgcataaaaatcaatgtgttcctatggggctattcacacagccgttttttaatgGACCGTATGAGcggcctgtgaaaaaataggatgtcCTGTGTTTTcacggatctgtgaaaatgggtcTTGCATGGATGCAAATCAGCCGTGAAAACCCCTCTACGTATGTCTCTCTAAagtcaaatgttttttattttctatcgCTATTATTTTTAACTATCCGCTATCTAGATTTTACAGTGCTTAGTAGAGCTTTATCTTATATGAATTAGAATGTCGGTTTAGCGTATTGTGTTCTTTATTTCCAGCTGCTCAGTTCATATATTCTAAACGGGACAGGCATTCAAGCTTTACTGAGCCtttggaagaagaagaagagggggcaactgaagatgatgacAAATCCAAAGCTTCCTGTACTGCCCTGAGTTCAGTTGATCAAGGTAGTATAAGCTTATTTCTTCTATCTTCACAGTTTTCTCTGTTTGGCAAGcatttaacttcttttttttttttttttttttttttttaatatatctttcaGCTCGCTTGTATTCATGCCTTGATCAAATGAGAGAAGTCCTAGGAGAATCTGTACCAGAGCAGATCATGATTGATGCAGTATTGCAATGTGGCTTTGATGTAGCCAAGGCTCTGGACCTAGTCTTTAAGCAGGACAGCGACACAAGCCGGAAGCCTGTTACCCAAGATGCCTCATCTGCTGCAAGACTAGGAAAAGGTGTGTTTGTTTTATAATTGTTCTGTTACAGATATAGTAGCGTAGTTTGTAAGGCCGCAAAAATTATgcccatccagttcagcctacaTGTGTGAGAGATATCATAATTCGACTACTTTACTATATCACTGCTAAATGGGGTAGTCTAAGTTTTGGGGTGTGgaagttttatttaaagaaaacccccccaaaaaaacaacaacttttttcttttattattcatGTTTGAGTTGTTCCCCTGTCTTGAAAATTTTTCGTAATGTCATAATTTCACGTGACCCTGCCACCAATGGCTCCTTTGGGATGTCCTGTCACTATAAATAAAATGTCACTTCGGTCTGGTGCGGCCACTAACTGCCAGTCTCATATGTCCTCTAAAAGATAGTGGCTATCCCCCTTATGAGTTGAAGCCCCAACATACTTCTGAGAGAGCCTTATAACCTGCAATTGCTTTAATCTGGAGACCAGTAATCCAGAAATTTTATATTAATAGAGCACATGTTTCCATAAAAAAAGTGAGAAATTTTGTGGATTTTCTCAAATCCGGAAATCCCTCAGATCACAAATCAAAGTGATAACAACACAGGTTATGTGTTAGGCCCCCTGTACACCGCTGTAGCCGTAATCActggccgcggacagtcacccgtatttgcggcccgtgctcccattataaagtataggagcacagtccgttaaaataaatttaaaaaataggacacgtcctattttttgcggagcctttctatggcacggatcagtattttgatccgcaattgcagtccgtcgtgtgcatggggtcttaaaggggttttctttctAGTTAGAAGTTAGAGCTAGACTGTTATATTGAAATCGCGTCAAATTTATTACTGAATCTGCCCTTTTGATGAATCTGTCACGACAAATCTCACTACCATTAACTTTAAAATTGACTACAATGACAGGGTGTTTTCTCTACGCCAGTGTCTGTGTGGAGTAGAGATGCAACTTTTCTCATTTCATAAATGTGTCTAAATCCTGGCCAAGCAGTAAGCCGTGTTAAGTTTTAACTCCACTTTTACAAACCAGTGCAGTGCAAATGGCTCCACTCGTTTGGAAAAGGCATGCATCACGCAAATGGCTCGAAATTCTGACACAAATGGGTAATAAAAATGTCACAGAGCAGATTAGTCAGTATCTTgaagtaaaatgcgccaaaaaaagtCACATCCATTGAAAAATTTGGGACTTTGTGttccaattcctcaccattttcacagGGTGTAAACTGTTCCAAAGCTAGTCCTAGATCTGAGCTGAGATGTGGATACCAGTCTAGGTCTGTAAGCAAACCAGCAGTAGCAGCTGCACAAATATCTCTGGTAGTTTGctgcaatgtatcagtctggagtcaggCTGTTtagctaaggccctgttcacactgagttttttgcaggcagaaaaatcttcctcaaaattccttcaggaattttaaggcagattttgacctgacgGCAAAacatttgccacgtttttcgcccgcggccattgagtgccgaagGCAAAAACCAGAGCAAAAAATGCTCTCTgcctaccattgatgtcaatgggaggtcagggatggaaacgcccgaagaaagggcttgTCGCTTCATTTTCCCGAGAGGGTtttttactgctcgtgggaagAACTCCTCcaccccccattgaaatcaattggagccttttttggcgcggtttcagacacggtttccacgtcaaaaacagtgccaaaatacTCAGTAAGAACTAGTCCTAATAGAGCATTACCTAGATGGGTTGAATTATATCCATTTCTTAACTGAGAACTGGACTATGTATCGATCTGCAGCCTTTGAATATTCACTGACCTCAAACAAATATCTCACAAATGGTGAGGAACTGAAATGCAAAGGGGGACATTAAAGAGaagctttcacctgcccatacatgtgcagcatgttataggaaaggctacacaaaccctgtctcatgtaaaattatttttgtaactccctccgttatttacatatcggtgccgttatatttggcacacaatatgtaaataagcccctgaactgtcaatggggcatttctaactaactaaaaggcaagggggcgtgatgtctctgctctgacactgtccaatcagctgcggacagtgtcagggcggctagcgctgtgttctctcccgcgagaacacacacagacttggtgtTTGTACTGCAGATAGCGTGTGCTCACCCTCACGCATGCGCGCACGGCCGTTTGCTCGCACATCGACGTCACCACTCTGGCTGCCACGGAACGAGAAGAGACGAGGAGGAGACGAGGAGGAGATCTACTTACATCGGTCCATGTGCGCGCCcacgctatctgcagcacaaccaccaagtctgtgtgtgttctcgcgggagagaACACAGCGCTAAgcaccctgacactgtccgcagctgattggacagtgtcagagcggagacatcacgcccccttgcctttgttagttagaaacgccccattgactgttcagtggCTTatctacatatcgggcgccaaatttaacggcaccaatatgtataacggagggagttacaaaaaataattttacgtgagacagggtttgtgaagccctgcctattacatgctgcacatgtttggggaggtgaaagctTGTCTTTAACAACGTTTCTATGCCAGTCTTTTGGCATAGAAATGTTACCAAAGTCGCAAAAAATCTGACTTTTGAGTTGTCGTCTGCTCTCGCCACTTTTCAAAATGAAATCAAATAATTTAGGTCAGACTCTAGCTGACGTTATTTCATTAGTGTCTAAATACATTTGTTGTATCTTACGCTAGATTGTTTTTTTATGAAGACTGTTGTAGTCTTAATAAACCTCCCCCATTGTGTATTATAAAGAGGTGTATAACTGCATTTACACAGTGATTTAAACTTTATTAACctaaaaccagaaaacccctttaggctggAAGACCATGTTTATATATTGAACGCACTACAAATTTTGCATGGTTTTGGGtggctttttttgtttatttacacacagtgtgtgtgagggaAGCCGTAAGCATGTTATCTTGAGCTTTGTGTAATCCAGAATATTGTATAATACAGCACTTGTCCGGTCCCAATGACACTAGATTGAAGGAATTGATTTGATGTTTGCAGCTCCATAGTCCCAGCTAGACTGTTTCAGCAACGGATTATCTACTAATAGAAATACGTTGCTGTAAAACAAATGTCCTAATATTTAGTGAGTGTACCTGATCACCACATTCAATGGAAGCAAATATATCAagcaaaaaggcttatgcattgaAGACCCGAGACTGGTTTCTATCTGGTGTTATTATTTTAGGCTACTTGCATTTTATGTGCTTAAGAaatttcttaaaaaataaaataaaaaaatcatctgCTTTATATAATCCGTTTATTGTGACATTTAGCAAATAAatgccttttttgtgttttttattttttccttttttgcatTGTTCCTGCTGACTTCATGCATGGATTTTGCCTTTTTTTGACCACCTGAATATTATTGGCCATCGTAAGGTAAGAAGCCTTATTTACATCTTTTAAGCACTTCTCCAACGACCAACTTTTATCTTCTTTACTTCCAAACACATCAAAATGTGCTGATAGTTCAGGGTTAAACTTTTCCAACCCAACAAATAGACAATCTCAAAGTGACACTTTTTCTGGTGATTCCTTAGATGGTATTCTAGAGAATACTTTATCCGATTTCTCTCCCAGTTTGTCTTTATCCGCCCTTATAAATGAAAGCTCACAGGAGAACTTTGGCAATGAAAAACCTGTTGCCTTGTCTCAAATGAGTCTGCTGGATTTAATAAATCATTCACCTGTTAACTCTAGTACCATGGGGGACTTAGACCTGTCGACTCCTATGAACTGCTCTAAGCATATAGCCCACATTCCAGATTTGATCCCGATAGGTCAATCTAGTACATCTGTGATTGTAGAAAGATCTTCAGATGTAGCTGCCAGTGGCCTACATAGTTCTCAAGCAATTTCCTTCCCAACATACAGTGGGCCAGAAAATCACGTCTTGCGTGAAAAGGCCACTTTATTTGGAAATCTAAGTTCAGTCTTGTATTCTGAGGATAGCATGTCCTCTGATGGAGAAAGTTTGTCGGCTCCAAAGTATGGAAGTCCATCACTGGCTGATCTGATCCAGGAGCACAAAGGGAGGAACACTTTACAGGACCTTCTTGTTGATTCTTCTCAGGAGAATCCTTGTAATACAGGCTTGCAGACTGTATCTTTTGTTCCTTTGTCTCCGTTATCTGAGGTGTCTAATGCAGCATTCAATATACCATCACTGACCACATCTCTGTCATCACTTACTGTTTCTGAGGGCACTGATCAGAGAGATGTTCACGTTTCCCTGTCTGATCTCATTGCTGAATCTAATAACAAACCTCATGGTGACCTCCACAATGTGTTGTCCAGTGGAGTGACTGAGACCGATACCAACATTGACCTCCGCTTTCTCATTAGCGAGCCACTTGGCGGTCTCAATCCTTCATGTCTTAATACAAAACCATCTACTCAGTTAGAACATAAACCCACCGGTAACAAGTGTACATGTTCCGTAAAAAAGCTGGTTTCTAAAAATCGCAAGAAACCCGCCAATTGGGTTAAGTCTTTGAAAGCCAAACCTTCCACATTTGCATTAAGTTTGTGTTTTACCTACATTCCAAAAGTGTGCAGGAAATCTTTTTCAGTAACTCAAGCGCCAGTCTGTCAAAATAATGGATTAAAGCTGATCGATCACATGGGTCAACCAGAGATCATGCCATTTGATTTTCAGACGCCCTCCCCTGACGACATTGTAAAAGAGAGTCAGAAAAAGGCTTTTATGAGATGAAGTAAAACACGTCTTACTAGAGAAAAGTTTCCCTTTTATACAGTGATCGTATGTACAAGTTGGCACATATACTTAGTTatattttagaaacttttttatttttatatttcattaaACTCTGTGgggatttttaatacttttagatCCAAAAGCAgtagtctattttttttaaacttttttctttaaagGTATTTTTGACATTTAACTTTTGGACTTTCTCTTTGtccgtgtaaaaaaagaaaaaaaagaaaaaagtataacCTTCATTTGAAtcctttttgaacatttttttattgttaagATAAAGGAGTATGTTGacatctgcgttggagcctccattgcagattTCATTAAATTTGATAGGAATAAGAGCGCTGCAGGCAAAGCGACGGTCACTTCAGTGGAGCCGACGGATCCCAGTGAAAGTCAATGCGGTCCGTGGGCGTCACAGGTATCCGTCGTGCGATTGTTCCTGCTCTGCTTCAggatgtgtgaacagagccttacttacattttttttgtttttagacagtattttttagactgtcaGTATTACTGTATTTGGTATTTTACTTTTaggaaaaagcatttgatacagAGAAAATCACATTGCATACATGCTGTGTGAACCTGGTGCAGTAACATCCTTAGTGATTCAGTTGTAATGCTTTTTGGAccgtggtgttttttttgttttttagtttttttttttataatttcaaaTCTCCTTTATCCCTCAGCATTCACTCAAATGGCTAAAGCCAAGGCCGgaaaaaacagattcacaaaaatTCAGTTATATTAGTATATCATTTAAGACTTCAGACCAGTATATTTGGCTTTTATAGGCTTTGAGGGGATCCATTCATTAGTACGTTTCTTGAAGTTAAcctgcttgaatttttttttgtaaatgttagTGTTATATTGACATGTGAAAACTTTAATTgtgtaaaatcactttttaacgtGTCCGAAAAGGACTTTTTCATCCTGGTCAGAATGTTTTTTCctcaaaacattttaaatggTGTAGAAACCGTattctttttttaaacaaatatgtTAGTTCTTATGTATGCTGAATAAATGTACTGTTAATAAAGGTGGAAAGAGGAAAAACCCTCCCATATATGAACCTCTGCAGATTACcttatttattatgtttttttctgaGCGTGTGCATTTGTTCACataatgttgcagaatttttaGTGGCCGTATTCACACTCCATGATGACCAAATTTCAACGTGGatattttttaatgtgttttctttttttcatttttgcaaaacagtacaaaatggtaaaaaataaaaaaaggaaaaacaaacaTACACGCAATTACAAAAGGTGCATTTCACTGTTTAGTGAATAGAATTTTTTCAAAAGGAACACAAACACAATAGTTAGGTGTATTTCTGGTACCAGGTTCCAGTAGCAGCCGTTCTAAAAACTGCTTTGATGGGAAAGTCAACACATTTGCGGATTCTGAACATTGCTGCCCGTCTGCAGGTTGCTAAAGGTCACCCGGACAAGCCAGAGTCTATTGGAACAATGTTTTGGGAATGCATGAGACCAAAATAGAGCTTTTAGGTTTTAATGAGAAGCATTATGTTTGGAGAAAGGAAAACCCGGCATTACAGCATAAAAATCTCATACCATCTGTTTAATTTGGTTCTCTTCATTTACTTTTAGGACCTGTGTGAAAATCTGATCtagttttaggtcaaatttatgtaaaaatatagaaaattctgaCGGGTTCACAAACTCTTAAGCAACGCTGTATGTGTACatcttgtttttttaaattttgacaaaataagtataagggcctgttcacatcagcgttggctttccgttccggggttccgtcgggtgaaccccgcaacggaaagtcaaactgaaaccacagcttccgtttccatcaccattgatatcaatggtgacagaaacattg
This genomic stretch from Rhinoderma darwinii isolate aRhiDar2 chromosome 4, aRhiDar2.hap1, whole genome shotgun sequence harbors:
- the HBS1L gene encoding HBS1-like protein isoform X3 yields the protein MARHRNVRGYNYDDDFDDDDLYGQSVEDDYCISPATAAQFIYSKRDRHSSFTEPLEEEEEGATEDDDKSKASCTALSSVDQARLYSCLDQMREVLGESVPEQIMIDAVLQCGFDVAKALDLVFKQDSDTSRKPVTQDASSAARLGKEALFTSFKHFSNDQLLSSLLPNTSKCADSSGLNFSNPTNRQSQSDTFSGDSLDGILENTLSDFSPSLSLSALINESSQENFGNEKPVALSQMSLLDLINHSPVNSSTMGDLDLSTPMNCSKHIAHIPDLIPIGQSSTSVIVERSSDVAASGLHSSQAISFPTYSGPENHVLREKATLFGNLSSVLYSEDSMSSDGESLSAPKYGSPSLADLIQEHKGRNTLQDLLVDSSQENPCNTGLQTVSFVPLSPLSEVSNAAFNIPSLTTSLSSLTVSEGTDQRDVHVSLSDLIAESNNKPHGDLHNVLSSGVTETDTNIDLRFLISEPLGGLNPSCLNTKPSTQLEHKPTGNKCTCSVKKLVSKNRKKPANWVKSLKAKPSTFALSLCFTYIPKVCRKSFSVTQAPVCQNNGLKLIDHMGQPEIMPFDFQTPSPDDIVKESQKKAFMR